The region GAGGGAGGTGGGGACACAGATCTCGAAACAGAAGCAGAAGACCTAGAAAGGGACCTAGATGTAGTTAGATGTTTGGTTTTAGAAGAAACACAGCAAAATACATTTGGTGATAGGTTTACCAAAATGAAAAGCAAAGATGTTTGTGTTAATTTATAGAAGTAGGTATTTtggataaaaaaaacatacagtAAGTTTTATAGCCACCTCCTTAAAAACCAAAATTCATAGTCATACCCTCCCATACCCCCCTTCAACCCCATCCACTGCCACAAAAACGAATGCAAAAGGTATAATTGTTAACGGCTTAGAAAgagaagtaaaaaaatattacttttgATGTTAGGGATATCTTGGATTCACCTCCAAAAGTGACCAAAAAAACAAATGTTGTTAATCCTGGCTATTTAAATTTTCACCATAATGTGTACAACCAAAAATGAGTATACTATACCTTCTACTCATGTCACTGTAGCTGCGGCTGGGACTTCTGCTTCTTGAGTAAACACTTCTGCTAGGGCTCCTTGAATAACTACGTCTAGCATCGAATTCCTCCACCTAGAGATTGCGGATGCTTTAGTAACTACAGACattaatatttttggatttataATCAAATCCTACATACCCTTATATAAGACCGAGAAAACTGGTTCTTGAAAAGAGAATCATCAAGCTTTTTTATCTGTACCCACACACCCAACACCAAGTTACTAAATATTCAGAAGAATAACTACGATGGCTGATAGGTAATAACTAATTTGCTTCAAGTCAATTAAGTGAGTTTACTGCATATTTCATGTCATCATAATTTGTGTAGTCAACAATCCCCCGCATGCCTGAGACAAAAGAAATTTTAACAACCAGCATCCTTCACAATCTTTTAGTATATCTCACACAAAACAAGTACATTTGCAGAATTCTAGAAACCTTCAATTCTAACTTCTTTAAGTAAACAACAGTGATATGCTTACCATAACGGTCACGATAAACTTCAGAAAAGCATACATCCCCAGCCTGACGCATATGATCCTGCACTAGCAGtcacactaatattaataaaatagaaacaagaaAGACCTCTCCTTCcatcatttctctctctcaagcTCGCACAGAGATGCCAAATAAAAACCTTCACCTTTAAGTCTTGCCACGAAGAAGAATAAGGGAGTCCAGTTACCGAGACTGCAAAATTTAAATCTCAAGACGTcatcaaaaaatttcaacaagATAAACGGACAAAATATTGTAGCAAGACAAAATAAGACTCATGAAAACACACCCCTGTAGTCAGAATGCTTTGAAAGTCCACCGCGACTACTTCCATTGCTGTAACTGCTGATACGATCCTTGGATGATGATCCTCGGCCACCATGAGCAAGTTCAACCTATATCAAGAAAAACAATGACCTCAATATACCAGTGTGACATAGCTTACTGCAAAGATGAGTATACAGCACACAGCATACCCGTAATCGATGGCCATCAAAATTGTAGCCATCCCTTCCACGGATGGCATCATCAGCATCACGAGGATCTTCAAACTGAAAAACAATAGTGATGTATAATTTCACGATATAAGGGGAAAGCtgaattattatattatagtaCTAAAAATAATCTTTTCCACCCTGTTGCATATTGAATTGGAGCAATCTGCCTACCACATtggaattttgtttattgtatGTGCGGGCacttaattgaattaaataataattcacTACCTCAAAGACTGCTCAGTGCTCACCTCAACAAAAGCAAAAATAGGTGGTCTTGGAGGGGTCTTCAAATCAATATCAACTATAGGCCCATACTGCAATGAGAAAAAAGTGATGACAATCAGCGAACTGTTCCTTATATAAGAGACTGCAAACTCCAAACCTCGACCtctaaaaactgaaaatgtCCTAGCAAGGCtcatacaataaaaataaagcaaaaatacaaaaaaagcACATACTCAAACTGCCAGCTATAAGTGAAAACACTAGTTGTTCGAAAAGTCTGACATGAATATTCCCTAACAACTTAACAGGACTTTGGTCTGTGAATTGTTTGAATGAAATTACAAACCTTGTGAAATAAATCTTCAACTTCACTCTCCCGAACATCTCCAGGAAGATTACCCACATAAATAGTGCTACTTGATCGTCCTATCAACCCATGGAATCACATATAAGCATTATCAAAAAGTCTTTCTGACATAATATATTTAACATAAATCCGAGAACATTTGAAAACTTGTATCCATAATCATGCACATTATCAAAAGTTATGTTTATTTCATAACGCAGAAAGTCAAGAGTGAAGTTGCCAAAACACTGTTTCTCAATACTTGCTAGGCAAGAATCCACTTTTCAAAGCAGCATTGCAGTTCAGAAGAATATAAGATTCATACAAACAACTTATTACCCCTGTGGTCAGAACGTCTTGAAGCACGGCGACCACTTTCACTATAGGATGAGGATCCTCTCTCTTCATATGCTGGTTCGACCTACATTGAGACAGAAGATAGTCAAATATGCCGAGCTACGAGAATGAATTATCATAATAACCAAGCTAGTACAGCATCCCACTCACCCTTAACCTATAGCCATCAAAATTATATCCATCTCGGCCATGAATGGCATCTTCAGCATCACGCGAATcttcaaactaaaaaaatgcaGTCAATAACAATTAACAATTGCGACACAAATGAGAGCAACAGAGCATCATAAACATCACCATGTGCGCATTGCATTGCCAtaatcacactaataaaaatcaATCAGATAAAGGCTTCAAAAGGCTTCTCACCTCCACAAAAGCATACACGGGTGCTTTTGAAGGCGTTTTCAAATCAGTATCAACGATATGCCCATACTGTCCATATATAACCACAAAGTCACAAATTAGAATTCagataatatttaaataacttgaACATCCAAGCATAAAGTATACCAATATGAGCCATGTAACTTCTTCATTGCAAGCATAAAGTAATTATAACTACAATCTGAGTAAATAATTAACGATTAGAATATCAAACCTTGTAAAATAAGTCTTCAATTTCAGTCTCGCGAATATCCCCAGGAAGGTTACCAACGTAAATTGTTCGACTAGAACGGCCCATTGTCCTTGAAATGATCACAGAAATTGCACTGTCAAAAACATGCCAAGGATAAATTCAGGGTGCCAACAAATTTCATACGACAAAATGGAAAACAAAATTCCGAGCTTATCACAATAAAACCCACAGGATCGTCCTGAAATACTAAATCCGATCGTATCAATATTCACGCGTCTAATTTCTAGTGAAATAATCAttcaatttgaaaaaaaaaacaagtagaAATGATTTAGTTTAGTCGGATACTCGGATACAATCAAACAAACGATCACGATCGCTGATAGAATTATACGAACACAAAAAAGAGTAGAGAAAACACAGCAAGTTCACTACGAATTCCCTATATTAGAGGCGACAACAGAAAATTTACGATGAAAATTTTTTCAtataaaggaaaaagaaaaggaaaattacCTGATTAGAGATTTGCGTAGAAGTTGGCGAGTTGGAGAATTCGAGTAGTTGTGATTTGTGAAGTGGGATTTTCTGTTTTATATGAAGAATATACAACAGGGACGGTGAAAAAACACTGACACTTGTCTCATCATCAACAAAGTT is a window of Salvia splendens isolate huo1 chromosome 3, SspV2, whole genome shotgun sequence DNA encoding:
- the LOC121795368 gene encoding serine/arginine-rich splicing factor SR30-like isoform X1; amino-acid sequence: MGRSSRTIYVGNLPGDIRETEIEDLFYKYGHIVDTDLKTPSKAPVYAFVEFEDSRDAEDAIHGRDGYNFDGYRLRVEPAYEERGSSSYSESGRRASRRSDHRGRSSSTIYVGNLPGDVRESEVEDLFHKYGPIVDIDLKTPPRPPIFAFVEFEDPRDADDAIRGRDGYNFDGHRLRVELAHGGRGSSSKDRISSYSNGSSRGGLSKHSDYRVSVTGLPYSSSWQDLKDHMRQAGDVCFSEVYRDRYGMRGIVDYTNYDDMKYAIKKLDDSLFKNQFSRSYIRVEEFDARRSYSRSPSRSVYSRSRSPSRSYSDMSRRSSASVSRSVSPPPSASRYRSRSRTPTSSPAEFRRDSESPWRRRSRSRSISHSQSELSE
- the LOC121795368 gene encoding serine/arginine-rich splicing factor SR30-like isoform X2 — translated: MGRSSRTIYVGNLPGDIRETEIEDLFYKYGHIVDTDLKTPSKAPVYAFVEFEDSRDAEDAIHGRDGYNFDGYRLRVEPAYEERGSSSYSESGRRASRRSDHRGRSSSTIYVGNLPGDVRESEVEDLFHKYGPIVDIDLKTPPRPPIFAFVEFEDPRDADDAIRGRDGYNFDGHRLRVELAHGGRGSSSKDRISSYSNGSSRGGLSKHSDYRVSVTGLPYSSSWQDLKDHMRQAGDVCFSEVYRDRYGMRGIVDYTNYDDMKYAIKKLDDSLFKNQFSRSYIRVEEFDARRSYSRSPSRSVYSRSRSPSRSYSDMSRRSSASVSRSVSPPPSASRCGFALWSGDCMLGS